The genomic segment CTGGGCCACGCGTTGTGCCCTGCTGACGTACTGCTGGTCGAAGGCTGCGGTGGCAGGTGCCGGGGTGGGTCCGCCGGTGCGGGGCGGGCCGGTGGGCCTGCCCTTCCACGGTTCGATCTCGACGGTGAGGGGCAGGTCCTGTCATGCGCGTCTTCCTCCGGCGTGTCCGGCGTCGTCGGCGATCGGTCCTCGGATCGACCTGCTACCGCTCGTCCGCCTACCAACCCCTGCGCCCGTGGCAGGTCCGTGAGCGGAGCTTCCGGACGACCCAACTGGGCCGGCGCGGGCTCGACCCGCAGGAGGTGCGGGAGTTCCTCGACCGCGTCGCCGGTGACCTGGCCGTCGTCTACGACGCGCTGGCGCAGAGCCGCCGGGAGACAGACCGGATCAAGAACGCGCTGCGCCGCTGGCAGTCGGAGCAGGCCCGGGCCCGCAACGAACGGGGGTACGACAGGTGACCGAGCGATGGGTGATCCACCTGCCGGTCGTCGTCAACGACCTGCTCTCCGCTCAGCGGCTGGCCCGGGTGGTGGCGCACTGGTCGCACGTCCTGCCACAGACCGAGCCCGGCGGCACCACTGTCTCGGCGGAGGACGACCAGAACGTTCGCCACTGGGTGTTCTGCGATCGATCATTGTCTGGTGGACAGCGGTGTCTGCTCCGGCCCGGGCACGACGGTGAGTGCTCCCGGCGGTTCCGGCCGCGATGAGAACGCCCGCTTACCGCACCGGAAGCGGAGTGTGCACGAGCCGGGGCCGACGGGCGGTCGGCGAACGGGCTCGTCCTGGACGCCTCGGCGCTGCTCGCGGCGGCCCCACCCGACCCTCGAGGGCCGGAGCCGGTCAGTCGGCCTTTCCGGCCGGGACGACCCACGTCGTCGGCTGCCCGGTGATCGCGGTGATCAGGTCGAAGTCGCCGTCGTAGTGCAGGACGGTCACGCCATGCCGTTCGGCGGTGGCGGCGATCAGCAGATCGGCCATCGAGAGGGCCCGGTGGTTGCCCTTGTGCAGCGCCTGCACCTGGACGTCGATCGCACGATCCCAGATGTCGTCGGGCATGGCGAGCCAGTCGAAACCGCGTAGCAGCCATCGAGCGCGCTTCGCGTCCTTGGCCGAGCGGGCGCTGTGTACGACCTCGATCTCGATTGCGCCGCAGACCGCCAGCAGGCCGCGCTCGGACAACTCGTCCAGGACCGGCGCCACGGCGGGTTTCGGCCACCTGGCCAGCGCGGACTTGTCGAGAAGGTAGCGCTCCTGCGTCATGCCGCTTCGGGCTTCGACGCCTGCTGCGGGTCGGTGAGGTCCGGCAGGCCGCCGCTCTTGAGCCAGTCGGCGAACTCCCGGCGCTTCTCCCGGTTGACCACTTCCTGCAGCGCGGCGTTGACAGTGGCCTTCTTGGTGCCCGTGCCGAGGATCTCGGCGGCCTCGGCCAGGAGCTCGTCGTCGACGTCAAGGATGGTTCGGGACATGTGCGCCTCCTCGTCCGAGCACTCGAACGAGGTGATGATATCAATTTGTGCTGATCTTGATATACCCGTGGGTCAGCGCCGTCGAGGGGCCTCGGCGACCACTGTCGGGGAGAACTCGTTCGCCGCCTCCACCGCCCACTCCAGCGCGTAGTCCGCCTCCTCCTCCCAGCCCGGTTCGCCGCCGACGAAGTGCGACCGGCCGGGGAACTCCCGGTAGCCGGTGAGCGCCGTCGAACTCCGGTAGAGGTTGGCGATCGAGCTGGCAAGCGACGCGGGCACCACGTGGTCCTCGCCGCCCGCGGTGATGAGCAGCGGAGCGCGGTCGCTGCGCTTCTTGTCGATCTCGGTGGCCGAGTTCGGATCCAGGTTGGCGAACGCCGCCTCGAACAGCACGTGCCCGGCGCCCGGTACGGCGTACCGCTCCCAGGCGGCGTCGGACTGCTCCTGGCTGATGGTGTTGCCGAAGGCGTACCGGAAGTCCTCCGGGGTGAACGGCACGGCGCGGTGCCGGTTCGCCGGGTTGTGCAGGATCGAGTACCCGGAACGCAGGGTGGCGGACGGCAGCTTGAGCACGCCCCGTACCGGTGCGGGGTGCACGGCGACCACCGCGGCGCCGAGGCGGCGGTCCGCCAGCAACTGGGCGATCAGGCCGCCGAACGAGTGGCCCATGATGATCGGCGGGCGCGGCAGGTCCCTGATGATCGCCGCGTAGTGGTCGGCGATGTCGGCGATGCGCTGCGCGGCGATCGGGGCCGGGTCGGCCCGCAGGTCCTCCACCTCGCGGTCCATGCCGGGCCAGGCGGGAGTGAGCACCTGGAACCCTCGCGCGGCGTACCGCTGCGCCCAGTGCTCCCAGCTCCGCGAGGTCATCCAGAGCCCGTGGATGAGCACTATCGTGTCGACCCGTCCCGTCGGTGCGCTCATGTCCGCCTCCCCGTTTCGCCGCTGGACGGCCCGCGCGTACCCGGACTGGGCGCCGGCAATCCTGCCTGATCGAACGGACAGGAAACGGACGGTGACCCGGATGATCGCTGTCCTGAGTCGACTGTCAGGATGACGACATGACCGTCAGACGTGCCGACAGGGTCGCCCTGGTGACGGGCGGGAGCCGGGGAATCGGCGCCGCCGTCGTGCGCCGGCTGGCCGAGGACGGCATCCACGTCGCGTTCACCTACCGCACCGCGCAGGACAGCGCGAAGTCCGTCGTGGCCCAGATCGAGGCGTACGGGCGGACTGGCCTGGCGATCAACGCGGACAGCACCGACGCGACGGCAGTGGTGGGTGCCGTGGAGCGGACCGTCGCCGAGTTGGGGCGGTTGGACATCCTGGTCAACAACGCCGGGGTGTTCGCGGGTGGGCCGATCGAGTCGGTCAGCCTGGACGCCCTGGACCGGGCGATCGCGGTGAACGTGCGCGGGGTCTACCTCGCCACCCAGGCGGCGGTACGCCACATGGGCGCGGGTGGGCGGATCGTCAACATCGGCAGCAGCTTCGCCAGCCGTGTCCCGGCTCCCGGGGTGAGCGCGTACGCGATGACCAAGAGCGCCGTGAACGGGCTGACCCGGGCGCTCGCCCGCGAACTCGGTTCGCGTGGGATCACCGTCAACCTGATCCTGCCCGGCTCGACCGACACCGACATGAACCCGGCGGACAGCGCGGGCGCGGACGGGCAGCGGTCGCACATCGCCCTCGGCCGTTACGCGACCCCGGACGACGTGGCGGCGACTGTCAGTCACCTGGTGGGCCCCGGCGGACGGCACATAACCGGCGCGTCGATCGCGATCGACGGCGGCGCGACGGCCTGAGCGGATCGGGTCCGACGGCTGGCTGCTGGGCTGAGCCCGGTCAGGGCAGGCGGTCGACCACCACGAAGGCGGTGCCCGGCTCGACCTCGGTCAGCAGCAGGCGCTGGGCGCTGCGGGTCAGCCGGATGCAGCCGTTCGTGACGTTCTTGCCGAGCGTGTCGTCGTTGTACCAGCTGTGCAGTCCGATGTGGGCGCCGCGCAGCCCGGTCGGCACCGCGTCCGGGTCGTCGGGGATCGCGCCGAGGGCGAAGATGTCGACACCGCCGTAGACGGCCTGCGGGGGTGGGGTGCGGCCCAGCACGAACGTGCGGCCCAGCGGGGTGAGCTGCCCGGACATGCCGAGGCTGACCGGCCAGGTGCGCATCGCGCGCCCGTCCCGGCTCCAGGTGAGGCGGTGGGTGCGCCGCTCCACCACGATCTGGTCGCGCAGCACCACTGTGGTCCAGCCGCCGGACGGCAGCCAGGCGATGGTGCGGTTCGCAGACGGCAGCAGCACCGCCGTCCAGCCGGAGCGGCGGTCGATGATCGGCACTGTCAGCCGTACGCCGCTGATGGTCGGCGCGAGGAACGCCAGCGGGCGGCCGCCCGGCGCGTCGTACGCGGCCACGTTCCGGTTCGGGCGCAGCCCTTCGCTCAGCGGGCGGGTGTCGGCCGGGTCCGGGTCGGGCGGGAAGCCACGCGGTGCCGGGTCGTAGGTGACCACTGGCAGGTCGTCCGGTGCCGGCGCGGCGGGCGGCACCGACTCCTGCGGCGACGGACTCGGCGCGGCGGTCGTAGCAGGGGGAGCGGCGGCGGGTGGCGCCGCCTGGCGCACGGGCGTGACGGTGAGCGCGCGGCCGACCAGCAGCGCGGTGACGAGCAGCAGCGGTACGGCGAGCGCGGCGATCAGCCAGCCGGGAGGCCGGCGCATGGCGAACCGGTCGAACAGCACGAAACCGACTGTAACCGACCGGAAGCCCTCGTACCCGGTACTACGGGTACGAGGGCTTCGCGGCCCGGGTGGCTCAGCTCAGCTTCGCGCCGGTGGGATCAGCTCAGCTTCGCGCCGATGTGGATGGCGATCGCGTCGTGCGCGGGAACGTTCGCGGCGAACCAGCCGGACGAGTCCACCGTGATCACCGGACCGCTGCACGAGCCGTTGCTGAACGTGCCGTGGACGACGTCGCAGTAGCGGCCCGCCGGCAGCCCGGTGTAGTAGGACCGGCCGTTCACCGCGCTGCCCTCGTCGTTGATCGTCAGGTAGCCCTTGCCGGTACGGCTGAACGCGATGTGCTGGTAGCCGTTGTCGTACCAGTTGGAGACCCCGGCGCCCTCGGTGGCGTTGCGGAAGCCGACCATGTTGGCGATGACCGGCCAGCGGTGCTCGCACTCCCAGCCCGAGTAACAGGTCACGTTGGTGATCCGGTTGCTGCCGTCCGCGGGCGGACCCTGGTCCCGGCCGCTGTACGTGAAGCTCGACATCACCGCCGGCGTGCCGTACGGCCAGGCGAGCATGAACGCGTTGGCGAGCGCGTACGTGCCCCGGTCGCGGTAGGTGAGCACGCCGCCGTCGCGCTGCGTGTCGTGGTTGTCGGTGAAGACCACCGCCTTCGCGCTCGACAGGTAGCCCCAGGACTCGCCGAAGGTCTTCAGGTACGCCAGCCGCTCGTTGTTGAACATCCGGGCCAGGTCCTTGCCGTACCGGAACTCGTGCACGTCACCGTTGCCGGTGTACTCGGTCGGCTGGATCGGCTCACCGGCGCCGTAGATGACCTCCTGCACCAGGTACGCGCTGCGGTTCAGCTTGGCCTTGATCGCGGCGATGTCGGCGGCCGGCATGTGCTTGCTGCCGTCCAGGCGGAAGCCGTCGACGCCGAGTGAGAGCAGGTCGTTGAGGTACGCGGCCAGCCGGCCGCGCACGTACTCCGACTCGGTCTTGAGGTCGGCGAGGTTGACCAGCTCGCAGTTCTGCACCTCGTACCGGTCGTTGTAGTTGGCGATGTCGTTGTTGCCGTTGCGGCCGCAGTAGTGGAAGTCCGCCGAGGAGTAGGTGCCCGGGTAGTTGTAGTGGCCGTACGACGAGCCGGCCCAGCCGGTGCCGCCGTTCTCCTGGCCGGACATGTGGTTGACCACGGCGTCGACGATCACCTTGACGCCCGCGGCGTGACAGGTGTTCACCATGGACTGGAACTGCGCGCGGGTGCCCTTGCGGGACTCGATCCGGTAGCTGACCGGCTGGTACGACACCCACCACGGACTGCTGTTGACGTGTTCCTGCGGTGGGGACACCTGCACGTAGCCGTAGCCCTTCGGGCCCAGCGTGCTGGTGCATTCGGCGGCGACCGAGGTCCAGTTCCACTCGAAGAGCTGGACGATGACCTTCTTGGTGCCGGGGGTGGCGGCTGCGGCCGGGGGTGCCGCGGCGGCGACGGGGACGAGCAGGCTCGCGGCCAGACCCAGGGCGAGCGCGGCGGCACGGCATCGGCGTCGATGCATCAGGACTCCTGCGGGGTGCGGGGATGCGGGGATGCGGGGGAGTGGAGCCTGGATCAGGCCGGCTTCTTGCAACCAGCCTGAAATTTTGCGGCAAGGTTACGAGGATGTTGCAAAGTCTGTCAACGTATGGGCATCCGTCGTTGCGTCAGGCGCTACACGCGCGTCCGGGCCGGACGGTTCGAGAATCCGGCCGAGAAATTCGCCACCGGAGGTGATCCGTCCGCGCCGTCCCTCCGTACCTGAGTGGGGAGCAGGGTCGGCCGGTGGGGGCGCCGCCGCGAGACGATCGAGGAGCAGATGGCCCGGGCACAGCAGAACGAGAAGGCGACGACCGTCCGGACCACCACCACCAGCCGTGGTGCCCGGACGATGTCGAAGTCCGCGATGGTGGCGCTGACCGCCTCCGCGCTCGGCCTCGCGTGGGCCGGCGTGGAGCTGGCCGGCGCGGGCGGCGTCATGTACTCGTACGGATTCTTCTTCACCGAGTTCTTCGCCGGGGTGGTCGCCCTGGTCTCGCTCAGCATCACCGTGATGCTGGGCCTGCTGGCCACCGACCGCCTGGTGCTGCTCATCCGGCACCGCGTGCTGCTCCAGTCGGCGCACCGGGCCACCGGCGTGCTCGGCGTGGCCGGGCTGGTCTTCCACGTCATCACCAAGGTCGCGATCGGCCGGGCCGGGCCGACCGACGCGGTGGTGCCGTTCCTCAGCGGCAGCGGCCTCTACGTCGGACTGGGCACCGTCGCCGCGCTGCTGATGGTGGGCGTGCTCTGGACCGGCTTGGTCCGGGTCCGGTTCGCCGGCGTCGGTCCGAAGTGGTTCTGGCGCGGACTGCACTCGATGGCGTACGTCTCCTGGCCGTTCGCGCTGGTGCACGGCCTCAACGCCGGCCGTCCCGCCGCCGCCTGGGTGGTGCTGAGCTACCTCGCCTGCGTGCTGCTCGTGGTGATGGCGCTGCTGGTGCGCGTCTCGGTCCACCTCGGCAAGCGCAGCCGCGAGCAGCACCAGGCCGTCGCGCTCAACAAGGCGATGGCCGGCAAGGGCGAGGAACGTACCGGCGTGTTCGCCGCGCTCACCCGGA from the Micromonospora sp. WMMA1947 genome contains:
- a CDS encoding DivIVA domain-containing protein — translated: MRVFLRRVRRRRRSVLGSTCYRSSAYQPLRPWQVRERSFRTTQLGRRGLDPQEVREFLDRVAGDLAVVYDALAQSRRETDRIKNALRRWQSEQARARNERGYDR
- a CDS encoding PIN domain nuclease: MTQERYLLDKSALARWPKPAVAPVLDELSERGLLAVCGAIEIEVVHSARSAKDAKRARWLLRGFDWLAMPDDIWDRAIDVQVQALHKGNHRALSMADLLIAATAERHGVTVLHYDGDFDLITAITGQPTTWVVPAGKAD
- a CDS encoding type II toxin-antitoxin system VapB family antitoxin; this encodes MSRTILDVDDELLAEAAEILGTGTKKATVNAALQEVVNREKRREFADWLKSGGLPDLTDPQQASKPEAA
- a CDS encoding alpha/beta fold hydrolase; protein product: MSAPTGRVDTIVLIHGLWMTSRSWEHWAQRYAARGFQVLTPAWPGMDREVEDLRADPAPIAAQRIADIADHYAAIIRDLPRPPIIMGHSFGGLIAQLLADRRLGAAVVAVHPAPVRGVLKLPSATLRSGYSILHNPANRHRAVPFTPEDFRYAFGNTISQEQSDAAWERYAVPGAGHVLFEAAFANLDPNSATEIDKKRSDRAPLLITAGGEDHVVPASLASSIANLYRSSTALTGYREFPGRSHFVGGEPGWEEEADYALEWAVEAANEFSPTVVAEAPRRR
- a CDS encoding SDR family oxidoreductase — its product is MTVRRADRVALVTGGSRGIGAAVVRRLAEDGIHVAFTYRTAQDSAKSVVAQIEAYGRTGLAINADSTDATAVVGAVERTVAELGRLDILVNNAGVFAGGPIESVSLDALDRAIAVNVRGVYLATQAAVRHMGAGGRIVNIGSSFASRVPAPGVSAYAMTKSAVNGLTRALARELGSRGITVNLILPGSTDTDMNPADSAGADGQRSHIALGRYATPDDVAATVSHLVGPGGRHITGASIAIDGGATA
- a CDS encoding L,D-transpeptidase → MLFDRFAMRRPPGWLIAALAVPLLLVTALLVGRALTVTPVRQAAPPAAAPPATTAAPSPSPQESVPPAAPAPDDLPVVTYDPAPRGFPPDPDPADTRPLSEGLRPNRNVAAYDAPGGRPLAFLAPTISGVRLTVPIIDRRSGWTAVLLPSANRTIAWLPSGGWTTVVLRDQIVVERRTHRLTWSRDGRAMRTWPVSLGMSGQLTPLGRTFVLGRTPPPQAVYGGVDIFALGAIPDDPDAVPTGLRGAHIGLHSWYNDDTLGKNVTNGCIRLTRSAQRLLLTEVEPGTAFVVVDRLP
- a CDS encoding alpha-amylase family glycosyl hydrolase encodes the protein MHRRRCRAAALALGLAASLLVPVAAAAPPAAAATPGTKKVIVQLFEWNWTSVAAECTSTLGPKGYGYVQVSPPQEHVNSSPWWVSYQPVSYRIESRKGTRAQFQSMVNTCHAAGVKVIVDAVVNHMSGQENGGTGWAGSSYGHYNYPGTYSSADFHYCGRNGNNDIANYNDRYEVQNCELVNLADLKTESEYVRGRLAAYLNDLLSLGVDGFRLDGSKHMPAADIAAIKAKLNRSAYLVQEVIYGAGEPIQPTEYTGNGDVHEFRYGKDLARMFNNERLAYLKTFGESWGYLSSAKAVVFTDNHDTQRDGGVLTYRDRGTYALANAFMLAWPYGTPAVMSSFTYSGRDQGPPADGSNRITNVTCYSGWECEHRWPVIANMVGFRNATEGAGVSNWYDNGYQHIAFSRTGKGYLTINDEGSAVNGRSYYTGLPAGRYCDVVHGTFSNGSCSGPVITVDSSGWFAANVPAHDAIAIHIGAKLS
- a CDS encoding ferric reductase-like transmembrane domain-containing protein gives rise to the protein MGSRVGRWGRRRETIEEQMARAQQNEKATTVRTTTTSRGARTMSKSAMVALTASALGLAWAGVELAGAGGVMYSYGFFFTEFFAGVVALVSLSITVMLGLLATDRLVLLIRHRVLLQSAHRATGVLGVAGLVFHVITKVAIGRAGPTDAVVPFLSGSGLYVGLGTVAALLMVGVLWTGLVRVRFAGVGPKWFWRGLHSMAYVSWPFALVHGLNAGRPAAAWVVLSYLACVLLVVMALLVRVSVHLGKRSREQHQAVALNKAMAGKGEERTGVFAALTRKKAADKEDSGAGRGRWAEATATWTAPAGTARRRDPERFAVPVVPEPGSLREPVRAAAARRREAEPEAPTRRARTQEAPARRRRRDDDERVTRRSRTEERVARRSRDDEDLVARYSAPPESGGRHSAPPDTGGRHSAPPDSRRYATAAEVARYSAPPRAADEAEEPWDSPRRWETRPVSGEPISAGPISGTPLSAEPLSGSGRRYRDEEDVPEEPDYWRPPARYAADEAFVDDTPTLVDLASRRAMRAGKESRSGRRKRADADAVDGAYWAGLRGEAR